The genomic window CCAGAAGTGacccatttttgaattttttgatcacGTGCATGGGATTGCATTTTTATAGAGAAGAGGAAATCTTTAGGACCTCAAAGAAAATAATGCATCTTTGTTGGATACCCAGATGGTCTAAAGAGATACAAATTGTTAGATCTTTCAATAGAAACACTCTTAATTGAGAGGAGTGTCTACTTTGATGAAATTCCCATGCATGCATATTAGGAGCCACATTCTAGTACTTCTTTACTTCCTCCTCTTACAGATCTCAAAGATAATACATGCAATCATTTAGATGTCATTTCTGATACATCTGAATCTGATCCCGATGAACTTGAGCATGCATGTGTAGATCCAGATGCAGTTCTTGATTGGGCTTCTAGTGATTTAGTATCTCCTGTGAAAAATCAAAGGACTAGGAGCTTGGCTGACATATATAATGCCCCTCATGCACTTTCAGCTATCGATCCCATCATGCCAATGCATGCCTATATGATTCAAGTATCCGATCTTCAGAGTTATCCAGAAGTTACATGGAATCCTCTTTGGGAAGCAATCGTGGATGAGGAGTACAATTCTCTCTTTGAGAATCTCACTTGGGACTTGGTTCCACTTCCACCTGATTGCAAACTTGTAAGGTGTAAATGGGTCTATAGAACAAAAAAATCAATAGATGGCCATGTAAGTAGATACAAAGCAAGGTTGGTAGCCAAAGGCTTTCAGCAAGTTCATGGCATTgactatgatgaaacttttgctccagtgGCAAAAATGGATTCCATTTAGTTGGCTTTTGCAATTGTAGCAGCAAGAAGGTGGGAGattcattagatggatgtgaagaatgcATTTCTTCATGGTAATCTCGAGgaagagatctatatggagcaaccacaagggtaTGTACAGAATTCCTCattggtatgcaaactcaagaagtcactatatggcctcaagcaggcacctagagcttggtatgctaaaatGGATTCTTATCTTCTGTCTCAAAATTTCATGTGATGCAAATCTGATCCAAATGTATATATGATGAGAACATTTGACTCTCTATTGCTCATAGTACTCTATGTAGATGATCTGTTAATAACAGGTGATTCGGTCAAAGCCATTGCAACAACCAAAGCAGCTTTGCATGCTAGATTTTCCATGATAGGCATGTGTCTCCTCAACTATTTTTTCTTGGTCTTGAAATCAAACAGAATGAATCAGGTGTCCAAGTTTCTCAATCCAAGCATGCAAGTGATATTCTAGCTTGAATTCACATGAGTGATTGTAAGCCAACACCCACACCTTTCTTGTCTAGAGTGAAGCTTTAGGATGACCAAGATACACCATTGGTTGATTGCACACTCTATCGGTAGCTTGTGGGGAGTGTTCTTTATCTCACTCACTCTTGTCCAAATCTATCATATGCAGTGGGTGTTGTTTCTAGATACATGTAGGAGCCTCATGAACTACATTGGAAAGATGCCAAGCATATACTTCACTATGTTCAAGGAACCATTAGCTATGAGATTCATTATTCAGCTGGATGTACTTTGGATCTCATTGGCTATGCTAATTCTGATTGGGCTAGTGATAGCATTGATCATAACTCCACTTCAGGATATGTTCTCAGTTTGGGCACTGGTCCCATTTGTTGGTCAAGTAAAAAGCAATCTTCTATTGCTCTATCATCCACAAAGGCTGAATATCAAGGTGCAGTCAATGCAACCATTCAATTTCTCTGGGTTCAAACTTTTCTCACTGAGTTGGGTATATGTTTTCATCAACCAACCATCATTTGGTGTGACAACCAAAGTATAGTGAAGGTTTGCATAGATCTAGTATAATGACAACAAACAAAGCAcatcgagatccacatgcacttcatctgAGATTTGATCCATGATGGCATCATTGATTTATAGTATTGTCCCATGTCTCAACATATTACTGACATATTCATGAAGACATTCACTGAGCAAAAGTTTCTCTTTCTCCGATATCTTCTTGGACTAAAAGAAATTGTACCACAATAGTTTTCTCGTTATGTTAGTTTTTATTTTGAGGGGGGGGTTTGTTCCCACTCGGTTTTCCTTCCTTCCTCATTTCTTTATTCACTTTATTCTGTCTCCTTCATTAGACTTACGGGGGGGCGTTAGGAGTATTCTTGCTTCATGCACCACGGAACCGACAGTTTGCTTGTTCACCGTAAATTGCATAACTAAAGCGATAgtttgcttcacttcttctccataATTTATGGGTATTTAGCTCATACAAATTAATACAATAAGCTAACTAATGCAATAGTGTGTTAGCCTAGTTTTCATCAACTTATATTACTGTAATCTCTGCTTGCGGTAATCTATCTTCAGTTATTCATGCATTTTCATGCATTTTGAATTAGTTAAAATTCATTATATTGATAGAATTGTATATTGAATAAAAATTAATTCCTTTATCGTAAGCTCTGTTATACTGCAAACtctattttttccttttttctacTAGTAGATCAATCCTATACCGTGCAGCTACAACTGCATTTTTCACAACATCACTTGGTCAAGCTCGGCTAGTGTTCAAAATGATAAATATGAAATTTTATGTATTGTGACTTGCCAAGAAATTTCGAGCACCTACGACTATATATGAAGGACTCGTATTTAATAGTTTTGTGTGCTTATCTAAATTCGAATTAAAGTGTGTGAAGTGCAAACGAAACAATGGACCAAGCTCCCTGTTGTGATAAAATTAGAGTAAAGAAAGGTCCATGGTTTCCTCAAGAAGATTGAATTGTAAAAGATAGAAGATAAACAAATACAGTTTTCAGAAACAAAAAGGATGAAAAATAGAGCACAAAGACTAAACACCAGATTTTATCGTGGCTCAACAAACTTAGCCTACATCCACACTAAGAGCAGAGGTCTTTTATTATATCAACAGATTACATTTTACAATGATACAATGGTAGGTTTAAATAAGCTTCCAACTACACCGAAAACCAAAGAGAGACAATTTTGGAGGGAAGGTAATGATGTATGTTGGTCTTCATCTTAACAATCCCCCACCGGATAGCCAACGGATGCTGCTATTTATTAGTCATTCCCCTGCACTTCCTGCTGATTTACTTCTTCTTTATGAGCCCAGGAGAAGtcctaacactttcaaaattcTCCTTGGACACacttttagtaaagatatctgttaGGTTGACATTTGTATCAATTTTAACAACCTTCAACTTGCCTTCTTCAACCATATGAAAAACAAAATGAGCATGCACATCAATATGTTTACAATGTCGCTAAGAGGAATGGTTATGGGCCATAAAAATGGCACTGCAACTATCACAAAACATAACATAATCACTTTGTTGGTACTTCATTTCACCAAACAATCATTGCAACCAGATCATTTCTCTCACACCTTCAGAAAGAGCTAAATACTCAACCTCTGTAGAAGAAAGGGCAATAGAATATTGCAGCCTAGAGGCCCAACTAATGGCAGCTCCAGCAAATATGAAGACATAACCAGTAGTAGACCTCTATTTGTCTAAATCTCTGGCAAGATCCGAATCCATGAAACCTTGTAACTAAACATTGTTTCCACCAAAGCATAATGCATAATCTGAAGTTCCTTTTAGGTACCTCAATATCAACACCTTTCTGCACCCTGATGTTTTCATCATCATGACCATTATCACTACTACTTTTGTGCATATGTTGGTCAATACTGCAAATTGGAGAGTCAACAAATGGCTTCATACCAAGCTATGAGTCATAGACAAGGGAATAAATTGTAGGCTATGTATTGAACAAAGACTATTGCTGCACTGAAGACATACCATCATGCCACCATGTAGTATCAAAACCTGCTAAAGTGTTATGAACAGCAAAATTATTTCGAACAGAATTGCCATTATTACATAAAGATGGCAAATGTATGTATTCATTTTTTGAATTGTCATGTTTCTCCAAGCTTGGAAATACTGTCTCATTAAAGACAACATCTCTACTACAGACTATTTTCTTTCCAACAAGATCCTAAAGTTTGAAACCAAATTGATCTTCGCCATAGCCTACGAAGATGCCTCGCTGTGATTTAAAATCCATCTTTGTCTTTTTTTCTTTAGGGACATGAACAAAGGCTTCATATCCAAAAACTCAGATGTGTGAATATGAAATCCAATTTCCTAACCATTCCTCTTCCGGAATACCAAAATTCAACCATGATGAAGGACTTCAATTGATTAGATACACAACTATATTACAAGCCTGAGCCCAAAACTCCTTGCTTAAACCAGCATTTAAGAGCATGCACCGTGCTTTCTCAAGGATAGTTTGGTTGAGCCTTTCCACTACCCCATTCTCTTGAGGGATGAACGGAACAATTTTAATTCTTCTAATGCCATGATTTACACAAAGGTTATCAAACTCCAAGGAACAaaattcacctccattatccattTTTAAACACTTTATTTTGTGACCACTTTGGTTTTCAACAagtgctttgaaaattttgaattttgaaaacacTTTAGATTTATGGGAcatcatataaatccaaactttTCTAGTACAATCATCTAGGAAAGTAACAAAATAGTTTGCGCCTCCATAAGAGGTTACCTCCGTAGGTCTGAAGACATCCGCGTGCACCAATTCCAGCAGTGTTGTCTTCATGTTGTGTTAATTCTTAAAGAAGCTGACCCATCTTTGCTTCTCATGAAGACAAtgttcacaaaactctaaatttgTTGATTGTAGACCCAAAATTTGGTCACAGTTGAGCATCACCTCAAGGTCTTTCTTGCTCATGTGACCTTATCGTTGATGCTAAAGGGCTACATCGCTTCCCACAAGTGTCATAGAAGCTCCCACCTCATCAATGGTTTTCACAATGTAGAGATTACCCATCTTATCTCCTTTTCCAATAGCTAAGGAACCTGTGGCTATTTTCCATGTGTCCGTGAGTTTAATTTTAAGGTCTtgtgtatataattggctgactgaAATCAGATTTCTCTTTAATTGAGGAACATGTCTAACATCTTTGAGCAATAATTTGGCTCCTCCATCTAGATGCAGGACAACATCACCTTTCCCAATGATTTTACAAGCTTTGTTGTTGCCCAAGTATACTTCTCCAAAATCGCCTTCTTGATAATTTGTGAATGCATCCGTGAGAGAGGAAGCATGAAAAGAGGTGCCAGAATCAATTACCCATGAATCAGATTTTGTATTAGTAGCAGCAAGTACTAGAATCCCATCATCTTTATCATGAGCTATGCTTGCTTCACTATCCAATACTTTGTCTTGTGCCTTCTCGTACTTTCTACAATCTTTCTTGACATGACCAGCCTTCCCACAAAACCAACAACTGCCTTCTCTTCCTCTAGGCTGTAATCTTCTAGCTTATTTGGACCTCCAATAGTTATTATTTCTGCCTCTATATTggcttcttcctctatttttggtGCTCACCATTGTGAGAGCATCACCGGATGAGGGCTCATCATTCTTCCTCCTAAAATCTTCGGAGAGAAGAGTGGTTGAAACTTCATCAAAGGCCAACTTCTTGGAGCTTGATGTCATAGTGCTTATGGCTGTCACAACTCCATCCAGCTATTTGGTAGAGAGCATAAGAGAAGAACAACTTTATTTTCATCGTCTTGAGTCATTCCAACCGAATTCGCGTGGCTGATCAAAGTGTTGAATTCATTAATATGGTTCGCCATTGTGCAATCTTCCTTCATCTTGAGTTTATAAAGTTTCTTCATGATGAAGACTTTATTTGCAGTAGACGTCATAGCATATGTTTTTATCAATTTGTCCCAAATTTCTTTTGTAGTATTCTCCTCTGCTACATTGAACAGAACATTTTCATTCAGCGAAAGAAAAATTGTTGCCTTGGCTTTTTCATCAAGAGTCTCCCAATCTTCATCTTTCATGGTAGAAGGCTTCTTTGATTTTCCTTCGAGTGCAAGTTTAAGGTCTTGCTTGATCAGCAAAGATTGCATCTGAATCTTCCTTATCCCAAAATTCTTTCCGGAAAATTTCTGcaccttcaaatcctccatcttcaGGAAATTCAATTACCAAATTTCCAAACAGCTGTGCacccagctctgataccaattgtaaaagaTAGAAGATAAACAAATACAGTTTGCAGAAACAAAAAGGATGAAAAACAGAACACAAAGACTAAACACCAGATTTTATCATGGTTCGGCAAACTTAGCCTACATCCACACTGAGAGCAGAGGTCTTTTATTATATCAACAGATTACATTTTACAATGATCCAACAACAGCTTTAAATAAGCTTCCAACTACACCAGAAACTGAAGAGACACAGTTTTGGAGGGAAGGCAATGATGTCCGTTGTTCTTCATCTTAACAAGCAGGTTTCATTCTCATGAATGGCCATCAGAACTGGCGTGCACTGCCTAAGCAAGCAGGTTTTTCAATTCtacacattttttcaatttttactccacatatttctttttctttttgcagTCTGAAACCGATAAGTATTCTTCTCTGGTGATGGCAGGACTGTTAAGATACGGTAAAAGCTATCGTCTAAGGTGGGTTAATTACCACAGACCAGAAATTAGACATGGGAATTTCACTTCTGAAGAGGAAGAGACTATTATTAAGCTTCATCAACTTCTGGACAACAAGTTTGTTCACCGTTCTCATTATCTTTTCTTATTGATTTGTTTGTTTTACGATATCCTTGGGTGGTATTATTGAATTGTCTTCATGTGTATAATACAGGTGGTCTGCCATTGCTTCACGCCTACCTGGAAGAACAGATAATGAGGTAAAGAACGTGTGGAATCCTCATTTAAAGAAGTGGGTTTCAAGAATGGGTACCGACCCGGTAACATATCATTCAAAGTCGCCCAGGAAAGGGTTTGATTACGATGAATAGTGTGAGAAAAGTCCATTAATGGACGAGGGCAATTTAGGTCTAATTCAAGCAAAAGATATGGTTTATTCGCCCACCAGAATCTCTAATTCTTCCCAGACATTGTATGATTCATACAACATGTTGATTGGAATCTTTTCATCTATAAATAGTATAGATAGTGAGGTTGTGAATGAGGGTTCAAGTTCAACTTTAGATCGGCTTGAATTCAGTTGTATAAATTCCTTTGATAAGCCACTTCTGTATAATCAGCAGCCACTAGATATTGAAGATGACACAATTATTGTTGAAAACCAGGATTATGCAACCGAAAGAAGCACATATAAGGTATTGTGGGAGGATAGCTCAAATGGGGAAGATCATTTTATCACGTCAGACTAACCAGAAGATGATTTCATGAGCTGCATGAATGGTGCCGACACAGATCCCCATTTGCTAAAAAATATAGATGGTGCAAACATAGATCCCCATTTACTCAAAAATTTAGAGTTGCAGAGTAACGGTGATGATTCAGATTGCTTTATTGGTTATTGGTTAAATGTTTTGAGCGAAGCCGGGTCATCACCCACTTTATTGTAGGTCTCTCTGCTTCATTTCGGGCCCTTataaatggagttgttgaaacatccCAGGGGGGAGGGGAAATAGTACAAATTGAATCaataatcaaaatttatttaattttgtttctttAATGAGTCTTGTGACTCCCAACTGTTCATTCTGGTTTTCGTATATGTGTGATTGACCAATTCAATCTACAACCAAATTCAGCATAactaaaaattgtatggtcaagagTAAAGTCTTATGCTGTAAATTAgttttttcttcctttggtttagtGGCTAGTGCACAAtcctttctattttaatttttacttTTCGTTTGAAGTTAGTGTTTCTATactatatttttttaattcaaaggaaaagatttttttatcaaaacttatCAATCAATAAGATAATTGTAGTTCGAATATATTTTCATTTATCAAAGTTAAGTTTTGTTGAACATATTAATAACATCATAAAAACTAATATGTGGAATATGATattcaattattaaaattaattatttacaaAAGAATAAAATACTATTTAATAAATAGAAAATTATTGCAAATGGCAATTTAGATTAAGTTAAAAAATATTGAATAGACTTGCTCATTGACAAAGTGACAAGTTCTTTCTTTTTATCTTGTAGTGATTGTTGGTCCcattttgtattgttttttattTCAACTTTCATCCTTCTAAATTTAGAGATCATTTTAAAACTCTTATTTAGAATAAATATATAGTCATtatgaataaaatttaaatgtgaaaCAAATAACTTTAATACAAAACTATTCAAACAAAGAATGGGTCTAGTatagtaaattattttttaaaattcaaagaaACACATCCGCTTTCCAAAAACACTACTGACAAACTATTACATATATTAGCACTTCATAGTATACAAATCTAAATTTTTGATACAACATTAGATTACCCATTACTAGATCTATAGTGAAGTACATAGAAATAAATGCAGAAGTGAGCAAAAAGATAAATGTGAACACAATAAATTTCAAATGTTCTACCCCAAATTGCCTTGACTCTATAACCTTTGTTTATGATAGTGAAACTTTTCACTATATATGAGAGCCCTTATGATGAGGTGGGCCAATTCTTTGAGCCCACTTGTCATTTACAAAATTGTAGTGAAATATCATAAGATCCTAACATGCTCTTTAACATCTCAATATAGCTTTGTTATTTTGAGTCCTCTAATTCCACATGTTCATATGTACAGACAACTAAGGCAATTCTCTATGAATTCCAACTATATAACATTGATGgacctattttgatgtttttaattCTTGTGAAGTCTATAGTAAGATTTAAAATCTTTTAgtaaaaaaaaatagtagaaaattgATATTTTTGGATAATGACTATGCATGtctacaataattaaaataaatataaatcttaGCTATTAAAATTTATAGCACATAAATGGTTAGTAATAAATAGATAAGCTATTCTCATTGCATTGGTATCTAGGTTAAGTTATGCAGTAATAATATCAACATTTTATTAAtataagggttaagattgaatCTAAGCAAACACTCATGAATTTGTCAAGGAATTTAACCCAGAAGAGGATGAAGCTTCCTCTAAcgaggaatttgatgatgaagagttTCATGTGGAAGAGGAagaataggaggaacactacaaggaggaaatgGCAGTGGAGAGTGAATCATCGGAGAATAGGGAGGATTTTGAACCAGTTTCCTTGGTCCATAACTctctagatgacattgatatggttccCTTCTCTTAGCATTCACCCTCTAGTGTAAAGAAGAGCAACACTAGGAAGTTGCATAGATAGATAATTGAACTACAAGTTAGGGTGATGAATCTTGAAGCAAAAATCAAAGCATACATGCAAGGATATCATCAAACAAGCAACTCCTTAAGATCTCTATGTGCCATCATTGATAGCATTATGAGGAAAGTTGCTATGGTATTTGTTTCTAGACAAAGTAGGGTGAAAAAGAAAGTTAGGAAGTCGTCAAAGCAAGGCAAACTAGATGAGGAAGACAAGAATGAGGAGACAATTCCCTTGCAGATCTAGAATGAACAAGTGCAAAGACTAGAGAGAAACTAGAACTTCATTAGGGAAGATTaagaaatttatttttttcttttttcttttgatgatATCTAGTATAGTTAGGAGTAGGTGTTATAATGAAGCTCTTATGAACATGCTTGTGTGTCGTATACTTCAGACTTTTATTAAAACTATCTACTCTACAAAGTTTATGGACTCTTTATGTTTAGTTATTTGTAGTTATACTTTAGATAGATGCTGGCTTGATCAAAACAATATGTTTAGTTGTGTGGACATGATGATTTTTTATTACTTCTAAGAGAGGTTGATGTGGTTTTCTTGCTCTGGCTATTTGATGCCAAATTATATAATGCTACTCTCTGATTTTTCTATTTTGTAGGGTTCAAAGCTCTCTCTCTCtactaatataataaaaaacattttattaatataatgtactatgtcaattaaattaaatgtattattattaaaataatattataatataaataaaaagataaaaatctaATTCTAATAGTGATGTCATAACATAATTAGTGGATTGTACAAATGTgagaaaattattaaatttataaatatttgttgttgttgatattttttgacggttaattttttttaaaataattcttGATAGTCATTATGATTATTCAACTACTTTTAATGAAATTAAGAAAATTTCAAAATGTGATAAATTTAAATTCATACTTATTGATGACATATTATATATTACCAAGTAAACtagcatagatatcttaaatacctCTATCTAAAAGACATGAGAGTCTTGATGCACCTATCTATTCTCCATAACAATTTTTAATATAGTGTCGCGAGGCAGATATCTCTTAGTatcttttagatagatgtatttaagatatctagaTGTTATTTCTATTTTGTTGAGAGACGTAAGTACGATAGAGAATTGAGTGCAATGGTGTGAGtttgttaaataataaatattgaaaatttggttttgtttttttttaaataacttttaagtgaattaaattaattttatattaagTATGgcactttttaaaataaaattaaacaataatattACAAAAATAACAAAGGTTAATTctttaaaaagtaaaataaaaatttacataCAAATTATAATTGATCattaaataaaaatgaaacaaaaaatatAATCAAATAGAACTAAAACAATTTTAAATGAAGAAAAAATATTAAGTAAATAAAAgccattcttgaatttttctcccctttataaataaataaaaaacacttTGGTAAAATAATTTACGATATATTATTTTCATTGGCTGActatttaattgttt from Cryptomeria japonica unplaced genomic scaffold, Sugi_1.0 HiC_scaffold_1508, whole genome shotgun sequence includes these protein-coding regions:
- the LOC131046303 gene encoding transcription factor MYB53-like; its protein translation is MKNRTQRLNTRFYHGSANLAYIHTESRGLLLYQQITFYNDPTTALNKLPTTPETEETQFWREGNDSETDKYSSLVMAGLLRYGKSYRLRWVNYHRPEIRHGNFTSEEEETIIKLHQLLDNKWSAIASRLPGRTDNEVKNVWNPHLKKWVSRMGTDPVTYHSKSPRKGFDYDE